From the genome of Treponema denticola:
GGTACTCGATGTGATTTTGCTGTAGATGATAATAGTACGAATGTGTATTTGATAGAGCTAAAAGGTAAAGATTTACGGAAGGCTTGTATTCAGTTAAAAACCTCATATAAGTATTTTAAGAAGAATTTTAGTTATAAAACTATACATTGCCGTGTGGTTCTATCAAAAATCTCGAGCCCGGCGGTGACCTCATGTGAATTAAAAGAGATGTTAAAAATGGTTAAAGAAGAAAAAATATCCTTTAAATATAAAAATGAGCGTTTAGATGAAATTCTTGAATAGATAAAAATATATTCTTGAAATTGCTTGGTTTAGTATGTACAATAAACTTTAAGGAGTTAAATATGTCAAATTTTGAAACGATCATAAAAAAAATTGAAAGCAAGACCGAAGTTGTGGGTGTTATCGGCTTAGGTTATGTCGGCTTACCTCTTGCCGTGTCTTTTGCAAAAAAAAATGTGCTGGTTTTGGGCTTTGAAAAGAGTATGAAAAAAGCAGAAGCAGTGAATGCCGGAAAAAACTATATCGGTGATATAAAAGATGAAGATTTAAGCCGTGTAGTAAAAGAAACAGCAAAGCTTTCTGCAACAACTGATTTTTCTCGAATTAAAGAATGCGATGCGGTCATTATCTGCGTTCCGACACCGCTTGATCATTTTAAGAAACCTGATATGAAGTTTATCGAACAATCTTGTATAGATATTGGAAAAAATATGAAAGCAGGTACTTTTATTTCGCTTGAGAGTACTACCTATCCGACGACCACCGAAGATTTTATGAAGCCAATTATCGAAAAAGAATCAGGCTTAAAAGAGGGTAAAGATTTTTGGCTTTGTTTTAGTCCCGAACGGGTTGATCCGGGGAATAAAGATTATAAGACTGATAATACGCCGAAAGTAGTTGGCGCTTTGGGTGAGGATGCACAGAAAATTGCGGTTGCTCTCTACAGTAAAGCAATTCATCATCTTTATCCTGTCTCAAGCCCTCGCGTAGCGGAAATGGTTAAAATACTTGAAAATACCTATCGATTGATCAATATTTCACTTATCAATGAACTGGCTCTTTTAGCAGGTAAGATGGATATCAATATTTGGGAAGTGATAGACGCTGCAAAATCGAAACCCTATGGCTTCCAAGCCTTTTAT
Proteins encoded in this window:
- a CDS encoding nucleotide sugar dehydrogenase; translation: MSNFETIIKKIESKTEVVGVIGLGYVGLPLAVSFAKKNVLVLGFEKSMKKAEAVNAGKNYIGDIKDEDLSRVVKETAKLSATTDFSRIKECDAVIICVPTPLDHFKKPDMKFIEQSCIDIGKNMKAGTFISLESTTYPTTTEDFMKPIIEKESGLKEGKDFWLCFSPERVDPGNKDYKTDNTPKVVGALGEDAQKIAVALYSKAIHHLYPVSSPRVAEMVKILENTYRLINISLINELALLAGKMDINIWEVIDAAKSKPYGFQAFYPGPGIGGHCIPLDPFYLEHIAKGFNFDLTMINTAGNINNQMPHKMMNKIMYALNRKQKAMNGATILFLGVAYKPDIDDPRESPALLVMEECAKKRANVVYHDPYIKECIDDNGKKWIGSDLSDELLQNVDCVVFTTNHSCFDVEHIVEKSTLVVDLRNAVKTVHIEDGKVFKL